The DNA window CTGCATGACAGGGCGGGCATCCCAGGGCAGGGGGGTGCCCGCCCTGCTGTCACGGCGCCGGCGGGTGTGCAGGTGTGGTCGGCGTGCGGGTCGGGTGGTGGTCGCTCCTCGCGTCGATCGGCGGGGACGGTGCCCGAGGGGGCGCCGGGGCGCCAGGCCCTGCGCTGGCGCTCCGGCCGCTGCGCGGTCGCCTGCGGCGAGCCCGGCGCCCCGACACCCCCTCGGGCAGGGCTCCGCCCCGCCGACGCGAGGAGAGACCACCACCCTCAGCCGGCTCTGTGCCCGCCGTCGGGGTCTACTGCACGGCCCTGGCGGGCCGTCCCCTCCCGGGGGGCCAGGGCGCCGCCCTGGACCCGGCCTCGCTTCGGAGAGGGGGGCGAAAACCGCAGCTCACAGCCCCACTACGGCCGAAGATGAGGTAGACATCCGTGCGTAGTAGCTGTAGAATAATATACATCAGACGGAGAGATCGGGGGAGCAAGAAATGCGTCAGCCAGAGCGTGGCGAGCGGATCATCGACTCGAACTTCACGGCGTACATCCACCAGGGCGACGGCGTCTACGAGCGCGACGACAGCGCCGAAGGTGCCGCAGCCTGCCGCGAGCTGAGGGAGCAGCGTGCGCGCGAGCAGGCCGAGCGGATGGCCGATGTCGACTACGCCGCCGCGGCCCGCGAAGACCACCGCGACCGAGTCGAAGCGCTGCAGATGCAGCAGGCGGCCGAGCTCGGCTACCTCGACGAGGAGCCCGAGCCGTAGGCCTGACCGCAGGACCGTCCACTACAACAAGAAACTGTAAAATAATAGTCGTAACTGGGGAACGACAAGCCTCCGGAACGACCGGCCCGCGGCACCGATCAAGGGAGTACCGATGACCACCCGTACACGCAACACCCGCCCGCGCCAGACCCCGGAGCAGCGCGCGGCGCGGGTCGCGGAGCTGACCGACAAGCTCAACGGCGCGATTGCCGAGCTGACCGAGGGCGAGCAGTGGACCGCGATGCTGCGCACCGCCGCCCGGTTCCACCGCTACAGCTTCCGCAACACCATGCTGCTGCTCTTGCAGGCCGAGGAACGCGAGGCGACCATCAGCCGGGTCGCCGGCCTACACACCTGGCGCGCTGTCGGCCGCCGGGTCCGCAAGGGCGAAAAGGGCTACCAGATCCTCGCGCCGCTACGCCGCAAGCTCGGCGACGAGGAGGCCGCGAAGATCGGCCCCGAGGCCTACACCGGCGACGGGCAGCCCAAGAAGGTCGTTCGAGGCTGCAAGATCGTGCACGTCTTCGACGTCGAGCAGACCGAAGGCGACGAGCTGCCCGACCTACCCACCCCCGACGCGCTCACCGGCGGCGACCCCGCCGGACTCTTCGACCGCCTCGCCGACCTGGTTAGCGCCGAGGGCTACACCATCGAGCGCAACCCCGAGGACGGCGACACCCAGGGCTGGACCAACTACGCCACCGCCGTGGTGTCCGTGCGCCCCGACGTCGACGACGCCCAGGCCGCCTACGTCCTGGCCCACGAGCTCGGCCACATCCGCGCCCGCCACGACGAGCGAGCCATCAGCCGCGCGCAGCGCGAGACCGAGGCCGACTCGATCGCCTACGTGATCACCGCGGCGCACGGCCTCGACAGCGTCACCACCTCCGCCCCCTACGTGGCGGGGTGGAGTGAGGGCGACACCGAGGTCATCGCCGCCGCCGCGGAGATCGTCCACCGGGAGGCGACCCGCATCCTCGCCGAGCTGGAGGGCGACACCGACGGGCCGAGCGAGGACCCCGAGAACGCAGACCCCGAGAACGCAGACCCCGAGAACACATACCCGGAGACCGCAGGCCCGGAGAGCGCCGCCGCGGCATGAGCTACGCCGCCGGGAGCGGGTGCCCGACACCGGTTCCCGGCGGAGTGGCCGACCCGAGCACTCCCATCCAGGAGCCCGCGCAGCACCGAGCGCACGCAGCGAGCAACGAGGAAGGAACCACGATGAACGCACCGGATCAGCGGTTCACCCCGGGGCAGGTGCACATGGCCCGCCCCTGGCTCGCGGGTACCGAGCTGCCCGCCCAGCGCGGGATCCTGCTCCGCGAACAGCTCGACATCAGCGCCGAGTACGTACTGCTGTGGTTCCCCGGTCTCGGCGACCCCGGAGCGCGAGGCGCTCTCTGCGCGATCGCGCGCCGCGACCTCACCGACGACGGGCAGGCACTCGCGGAGCTGCCGCGGACCTGGGTGGCCAAGGTCTACGCCGCCGCGCGCCGCGCCAACCGGGCGGGGCAATGGACCTGGACCGGTGTCGGCGCCGACATCGAAGCCGCCCACCGCGCCAACCGCAGGAGGAGCGCCCGGTGAGCCGGTTCAGCACCCGCAACCACGACGGCGCCAGCGGACGCGGCGAGCCCGTCGACACCGTCCCCGCCAAAGACCGCGAAGGCCTGGACCGCAGCGCCCGCGCGCACGGGTGCGACAGCCGGGCCGAGCTGTTCAGCGCGCCGTCGTTGCACCACGACGCCTACGACCCGCAGAAGGCCGTGACCAACTGACAACCCGCGGGTAGCCCCGCCCGGGCCGCCTGATGAAGGGACCGAGAATGGACATCCACTCCTACAACGAAGACGGCTGGTTCTCCAGCGGCGCCGACGCCGCACACACGGCGTGGCTCGAGGAGATGGGACACGTCAACGACGAGCCGCCCCAGCCCGGGCCGAGATGGCTCATCGTCGACCCACAGGCCCCCGGCGGTGTGCGCGAGCTGACCCGCGCCGAGCAGGACCACTGCTCGCAGCTGGTCGCCGCGACAGCGCCGCAGCACGGGGAGCACGAGCCTGCGCAGGACGAGCCGGGCGACGACGAGGTGGCAGAGGACGAGCCCGAGTAGCCGGTGATGGCCGGCGACCCAGCCCCGAAGGACTCGCCCCCGAGGGGGCGCCGACAAGAGGTCGCCGGCCATCGGTGCTCCGGCCCGCAAACCGAGGGCGCCGAAAGGGCCCGTCAGTACAACCAGCGCACGCCGCCAGGATAAGGCGTGCGCGCAGCTCGCAGCCACGCCCACCCGAGAGGCGCGGCCCGGCGGGCCGGCGGGTGTGCAGGTGGTGGTCGGCGGGCGGGTCGGGTGGTGGTCGCTCCTCGCGTCGATCGGCGGGGACGGTGCCCGAGGGGGCGCCGGGGCGCCAGGCCCTGCGCTGGCGCTCCGGCCGCTGCGCGGTCGCCTGCGGCGAGCCCGGCGCCCCGACACCCCCTCGGGCAGGGCTCCGCCCCGCCGACGCGAGGAGAGACCACCACCCTCAGCCGGCTCTGTGCCCGCCGTCGGGGTCTACTGCACGGCCCTGGCGGGCCGTCCCCTCCCGGGGGGCCAGGGCGCCGCCCTGGACCCGGCCTCGCTTCGGAGAGGGGGGCGAAAACCGCAGCTCACAGCCCTAATTGCGGATCTTCTAGCTTGACCCCGCATTGAGAGAACTGTAGAATCATAGATGTTACGAGGGAACGACAAGCCCCCGGAACACCCGGCCCGCAGCACCGACCGAAGGACCCAGATCATGGCTCGAACCCAGAACCGCCCCGGCTCGCTCTGGCGGGTGCGGGAATTTCAGACCCAGCTCCTGCCGGGCGATGTCCCGATGCTGGTGACCGTCACCGAGCGCTACGACCCGGCGGTCGCCGCACGGCACGCCAAGGCCGCCGCCGCACAGCGCTGCCCGCACTGCCGCGGCGACCTCTCCGAGCCGGTCCCCGACGAGCTGGCGGCCACCCCGCGCGCCTACTTCGCGGGCGAGCCGACCAGCGGCGTCGCCGCCGATTCCGACCTCGAGATCGCCGCACGCCGGGCGATGGCCGTGGTCTTCGAGGCCATCGACGGCCGCCGACCGGTGACCCAGCTCAACCAGCTCGCCGACCCCGCGGTGGTCCGCTACGTGCGCGCACAGGCGGGGGCACTGCGCGGGCAGCGGGTCCCAAGCCGGATCTACAGCTGCCACGTCCGTCAGCCCTGGGAGGGCATCGGCGAGGTGTTCGGCCTCGCCCGGGTCGGGAGCCGCCGCGTCGCCGCCTTCGCGAGCCGGGTCGAGCTGCGCCCCGCGGGCTGGCGCATCGGCGCCCTGCGCGTGCTCTGAGCCTGTCCCGGGGGGTGTCCGGCCGAGAGGTCGGCCCCCCGGGACACGGAGTCCCCCAACATGTCGTCGCGTACATTTCCGCAGCTCAGAGAGCCAAAACCGTTGCCTCCGTCTAGCTACTAATGTAAAATAATAGATGTCAGGCCGGGTTCGACAAGCCGGGGCTGACACCGCAGACCGAGAAGCCGAAGGAGAACGAGGCAATGACCATCACGAACACCATCGAGAGCGCCACCACCGTTGCGGCCGCGATCGCGCAGTCGGTGATCCGGGGAGTCCTGGTCCCGGTCGAGGGCGACATCCGGGAGGTCGACCTCCCGCGCCAGGACCTGATGCGCGGCGTGCGGGAGCAGCTGGGCACCGACGTGCTCGACACGATCGGCGTGTGCGCGCTGCCGAACCTGACGATGCTCTCGGATCAGACCGGCCCGTACCTGAGCGACTCCCGCCGCAACGAGAGCGCCGAGCTGATCGTGCACACCTTCCAGTGCCACCCCAGCCACGGTGACCCGGCGATCGACCGCGCAGAGCTGCCGATCTACCACGGGGACGTGCTGTTCCTGTCCCAGACCGAGGACGGCGAGTTCACCAGCGTCCCGCGCGGGTTCGGGCAGCTCTGGGACGCCGTCCGGGCGCTGCGAGTCGGTGGCCTGACCGGGCTGCTGGCCGAGGCCGCGCAGCTCTGACGCCCCCGGCCGGGGGTCCGTCCGATGCGGGCGGGCCCCCGGCCCGGGTCTCCTGAGGAGGGGATCATGACGCACGAGCAGCAGGTGAAGGACAGCACGCGCGGGCGGACCGGCCGGCTCGGACACCTCGGACGGGCAGCCCTGGCCGCCGCCGAGGCCGGCCTGGCGGTGTTCCCGCTGCACCCGGGATCGAAGTACCCGGCACTGCACGGTCAGCGCGACTGCGACGGCACCGGGGTGTGCGCCGGGGGGCACCTCGGGTGGGAGCAGCGCGCGACCCGCGACCCGCGACAGATCACCGCCTGGTGGAGCCAGCGGCCCTGGAATCTGGGCATCGCGACCGGTAGGAGCGGCCTGGTGGTGATCGATCTCGACGACGGGCACGGCGAGACCGCCCCGGAGCCGTGGACCGGGGCCCGCAACGGGCGCGAGGTCCTGACCCGCCTGGCCCAGGAAGCCGGCCAGCCCGGCCCGTGGGCGACCTACCAGGTAGCGACCCCGACCGGCGGTCAGCATCTCTACTTCCGGGCGCCCGAGGGATCGGCGTTGCGCAACACGGCCGGGGCCCTGGGATGGCGGATCGACACCCGCGCACACGGTGGGTTCATCGTGGGTGCGACGTCGCGGCGCGACGTCGGGACCTACCAGGCGGTGAACCGAGCCGCGATCGCGCCACTCCCGGCATGGCTGGCCCAGGCGTTGACCCCGCCCGAGCGGGAGCCGGTCACCGGGCCGGTCGCGACGGTGCGCCCCCGTGGGGCAGCCGAGAAGTACGTGGAGGCGATCGTGCGGGATGAGACCGAGGCGATGGCGGCCGCCGCGCCCGGCACCCGGCACGCGGCCCGGCTCAAGGCGGCACGGACGCTGGGGCAGCTCGTGGCCGGCCGGTCCCCCCTGGACCACATGACGGCCCGGGCCCGGCTGCTCGGCGCGGCCGAGGCACACATCGGGGTGCAGGACACCTCCCGCGAGGAAGTCGAGCGCGACGTCGACGACGGTCTCGCCTACGGCGCTCAGATGCCGCGCGACATCGACACCGACGGCGGTGCGCGGTGAGCGCGTCGACGGCACCCGCCGGTACAGCACGCGCCGGCACAGCACCCGCCGGTGGGGCGGGCGGTCCGGCCGCGGGCGGCCGGACCGCCGAGACCCGCCCGCCGCGCGACTATCCGCGCGAGGCGGCGATGGTTCCGGTGGACCGGCTGCAGTTCAACCGGCACAACATCCGCCGAGACCTCGGTGACCTCTCGGCGCTCACCGCGTCGATCCGAGCCGAGGGTGTGCTGCAGTCGTTGGTCGCGCACAAGAAGTTTCTGCGCCGTGCCGGCCAGCCCGACCTCGAGCTGATCGCCGGGCACCGGCGCCTGGCGGCGGCCGAGCACGCCGGCCTGGCCCGGGTGCCGGTACTGATCGTGCCCGAGCTCGCCGACGACGACGTGCTGTTCGCGATGCTCGGGGAGGACCAGAAAGAACCGGTGCCGGTCGACGACCGGGCGCGGGCGATCACGTCGTTGCACGAGGGGCACGGGCACAGCTATCCGGCGATCGCCGAGCGTCTCGGCATCAGCCTGGCCGCCCTGCAGAACGTTCTGCAGGGCCGGGAGCCCCACGCGATGAGCCGCCGGCGGCGAACGTCGCCGAGGGCTCCGGGCCGCCGCTCCGGGCCGCCGCGGATCAGACCGACGCGGGTGCACGAGCTCTGCCACCAGTGGGAGACCGGCCGTATCGATGGCGCCAGCGTCGTCACCGAGCTCCGCGCAGCCCTGGGCGGCTGGACCCCGGCTCCGTCCCGGGACCACGGGCCGGACGAGAACACCGACGACGGCGAGCCGCATCACGACGAGTCCGCACAGACCCGGTAATCACCCAGAACCGCGGCCCGACGCCGCCCAGCGCGTCGGATCCGCCGAGAGCGGACCCCACGCACCCCCGGTCCGCGTCGGGTCGCGGCTCGTTGGCAGGAGAGCACCGTGACCGCACCGATCCTGGATCTCCCGCGTCGCAGCAGCAGCGGCCCGCCGCCACCGCCTAGCCTGACCGGCGTGCCCAGCTCCGACCGCCACACCCGCGACGGCCGCACCGTGATCAACCGCGCCGAGATGTGCCGGACGTTCGGGGTCAGCGAGTCCGCCGCCGAGCGGTGGTGGCGTGGGCGCGACCGCAACGGCCATCCCCCGGTGGCGCACCAGGAGGGACGCCGCATGTGGTGGGACGAGGACGCACTGCGGGTCTTCGTCGCCGAGCACGACAGCGAGCCCGACGAAGTGACCGTCGACGGGCGGGCCCTGCTCAGCCGCGCGGCCCTCGCGCGGCGGCTCAACATGCGCGAGCAGACCCTCACCGACCTCTACCACCGGCGCGCTGACAACGGGCACCCCGAACCGGTCCACCGCCAGGGCCGGCGGCTCTACTGGGACCCCGAAGCCGTCGAGTCCTGGGACGCCGCCCGCCAGGGCGCGCAGCGCGCGACGCTGACCCAGGTCGACCGCAGCGGGGATCCCGAGGAGCTACTCGACATGCGCGAGGCGGCGCAGGTGCTCGGCTACCGGGGCCCCCAGACCATTACCAGCTACCGGTCGCGCAATCCGGGCTACTTCCCCGATCCCGACGAGCCGGGTGAACTGCGGTGGCGACGCCGCACCCTGTGGGAGTTCGCCGACCGGCGGTCACGCCCGGGCCGTGCCGGCCACGATCGCAGCGCACCCCGGTAGCGGACCCAGGCCCACCGAGCCGGGGCCGTCGCCCCGGCACACGGCCGTGTCACGACGCGCCGTGCCATCCCGGCAGCTGCGGACCCGCCGGGCCGTGTAGCCGGGGACCCCGGCACCGCCAGTCCGGGCACACCCGAGACCAAGGACCACCAGAATGACCGATCAGCCAGCATCCACCTCGGCGAGCATCGACCGCATCACCTTCTACGCCGGCTACGGCTACATCAACGACCACGGCCATGACCTCACGACCGCTGAGGGACGTTCGGGATACTCCGCAACCCACGGCTGCTGCATCGAGGTCATCCCACGCGAACCCGAGGACGAACCCGAGGCCTGAGGCAACTGCCACCATCGCGCCGGTAGCCAAGCAGGGTCATCGGCCGCGACCGTGGCCGCCCACGGCCATGGCCATGGCCATGGCCACGACTGTGCTGAGTGCCGTTGCCCGCGGCCGGTCATCAGCCGGCATGTCCTGGCGAATCGGTATCGGTCGCCGTTGCGGCCTCGGCGGCCACGACCGGCCCCTGCGCGGCCCCGGCGTCGGCCGCCCCTGATGCGGTCGGCGGAACGTCACGCGGCAGAGCTGTTTCTGCCTTGGCCGCGCGGAGCTGGGTCCGGACCCGCTTGAGCGGTAGCCCGAACACCGCGGCCAGGTCCTCCGCGCTACGCCCGCCGCGGTTCAGCTCGGCGAGCACGGCGCGCTGGCGCTCCTCGACCGCGGCCAGCTTGGCCCCAGCCGCGTCCCGGACACGTTGGCGCTGCTGGTCCAGCTCGGCGAGCGTGGCGTCGCGCTCCGCAGTGACCTTCTGTGCGTCAAGATCGGCCGCGGCGTATCGGGCGAACGCCTCGTCCTCGCGGCGCCGGCGCTCGACCTGATCGGCATCAACGCGGTCTCGCGCCGCCGCCAGCTCTCCCACCCGGTCACGCACCTCACGCGGCGCCCGCGCTCCAGTCTTGCCCGCCATCGTCTGCTCCCCCGTCTCGCCACGTCGACCGTCTTCCAAGTCGAGGCTAGGTCTTGATGCCGGCGGTGTGAACCAAAGATCTGAGCAGGAGCCGGTGCCGCACTCGGGTGGCCCGTCGCAGAGCATCGCGGTCACCGCGTAGTGACCCGTAGCCGAGGCTCGCCGGTCAACTCAGTCTGCTTCTTTCGCTGGCCGCTATGGCGTCTGTGCCGTACATGCTCGCTTGCTTCATGGCCACTCTCGTGGCCTTCCAGGACCTCCGTAATGATCTTGTCGTGGACCCATGCCCTTGATCGTCTACCCCTCACAGCGTAACTGCCCAAGTACCAACTACAAGAGCCTCACACCTATGCATCAAATGATCTTGCCGGAGCGGTGCCGGTCCCGTAGCCTTCTCGCCGTGGGCGTCGTGCGGGTCACAGCGATCGGGCCTGGCTCGGTCGAGTACCTGCTCCACGGGTGCGATTCGCACCCGGAGAAGACGCCCGCGCAGGACCTCGACTCCCCCGAACAAGGGTCCGCGCGCGGCTCGGAGGCCGCCCACGAGCACGCCCACGAGGTAGGCGTGGACCGGGCCGGCGGGGCCGGTTACATGGCTGCCGCGGTGGCTGCGGGTGAGCCGGCCGGGGTGTGGTTCGGCGCCGGGATGGAGGCGCTGGGGCTGTCGATGCGCGCCGGGGAGGGCGCTCGCGAGGAGGATGTGCGGGCGATTTTCGGGCAGCTGCGGTACCCCGATCAGGAGCTGGAGGGGTCGAGCGAGAAGACCCCGATCTACCTGGGTTCGAAGCCGCGGAAGTACCAGACGGCGGCGCAGAAGGTGGCTGCGGCGTTGAAGAAGGAGCCGGACGCCCCCGCGGAACGGCGGGCCGAGATCGAGGCCTCGGCGTCGCGCACGGCCCGGTCGTCGACGGCGTACTACGACGTCACGTTTTCCCCGGTCAAGAGCGTGTCGGTGTACTACACGGCGCTTCTGGCTGCGGGTGACACCGAGGGTGCGGAGCGGGTGCGGCGGGCTCATGATGAGGCGATCCGGATCGCGGTCCGGTCGGTGGAGAACGACGTCGCGTGGGTGCGGACGGGGCGTCACGGGGCGGCCGGGCCGTCGGGTCGGGCGGTGGGTGAGTGGGAGAAGGCGACCGGATTGTCGGTGGTTATCTTCGCCCATCACACGAACCGTGACGGGGAGCCGCAGCTGCACGCCCACGGGGCGGTGCTCAACCGGGCGGCCACCGCCGACGGGCGGGTGTACGCCCTGGACGGGGCCGGGTTCCGGCCGGTGAAGGACGCCCTGTCGACGGCGTACACACGGGCGTATCAGCAGCTGCTCACTGAGTCTGACGGGGTGCTGTTCGAGACCCGCGGTGATGGGGTGGCACGGGAGATCGTGGGAATCGACCCGGCACTGATGGCGGAGGCCTCCACCCGGACGCACGAGCGGGTGCGGCCGCGCGTCGCGGAGCTGACCGAGGCCTACATTGACCGGCACGGCCGGGAGCCGGGGACACGGGCGCGGCGGGCGATCGCCGAGCAGGCGGTCAAGGAGACCCGCGCCCCGAAGACCGGGCTGGCCGGTCCGGCCGCGGTCGCGCAGTGGGCGGACAAGGATCCCGGCCGTCGCGCGCGGCTGGCCGCGTCGCTGGACGCTGTCGATGCCGCGGTCGTGGCCGCGGTCGCGGATGGCCGGCACCCGGCGGCCGAGCAGGACATCGCCGGCGGTGCGGTGGCCATGAGCGGTCACGAGGCGGCGCTGGCGGTGCTGGCGGTCATGGCGGCAGGGCAGGCCGTGACCGGACAGGACCCGGGCTTGGCCGCGGCCGAGTCAGGCGGGCCGGTCACGCTGGCCGGGCGGGTGGGCGCGGCGGTCACGGCCGGTGTGGCCGATGTGCAGGCGCAGTACGCGACGTGGACGGTCGGGAACCTGACCGCGGCCATCGATCACCACCTCGGTGATCACGCGGCCAGCCTCGGCGTAGCGGCGGACGAGCGGCCGGCGTTCCTGGCCACGCTGACCCGCGCTGTGTTGGAGCCGGGGTCCGGGTTCGGGGTGGTGCAGGCCTCGGCCGGGGACCCCGTGCCGGTGCCCGATGCGCTGCGCCGTCTGGACACCGATGGCCGGTCGCGGTTCCGGGCCCACATCGACGAGCGCTACGTGACGACCGAGCACCTGGGTGCCGAGGAGCGTCTGGTGGCCACCTTCGACACCGACGGCGCGGTGCGGGTCGGTGACGAGGTCGCCGCGGCCGCGGCGGAGCGGTTGTCCGTGGTCGGGCTGTCGGGCGATCAGGTCGCGGCGGTGGTCGGGGTGCTGTCCTCGGGGCGGGTCGGGGACGTGCTCGTGGGCCCGGCGGGGACGGGGAAGTCGCACACGATCGGCGCGCTGGCGCGGGAGTGGAACGCGGGGATCGGTGGCCGGGTGGTGGGCGTGGCCACGGCGACGATCGCGGCTCGCAACCTCGCCGGGCTGGGTTTGGAGGCGATGAACACCGCGCAGTTCCTGGCCGCGTTCACCCCGGACCCGGACACCGGGCAG is part of the Pseudonocardia sediminis genome and encodes:
- a CDS encoding DUF6409 family protein, with the translated sequence MNAPDQRFTPGQVHMARPWLAGTELPAQRGILLREQLDISAEYVLLWFPGLGDPGARGALCAIARRDLTDDGQALAELPRTWVAKVYAAARRANRAGQWTWTGVGADIEAAHRANRRRSAR
- a CDS encoding Rv3235 family protein yields the protein MARTQNRPGSLWRVREFQTQLLPGDVPMLVTVTERYDPAVAARHAKAAAAQRCPHCRGDLSEPVPDELAATPRAYFAGEPTSGVAADSDLEIAARRAMAVVFEAIDGRRPVTQLNQLADPAVVRYVRAQAGALRGQRVPSRIYSCHVRQPWEGIGEVFGLARVGSRRVAAFASRVELRPAGWRIGALRVL
- a CDS encoding ArdC-like ssDNA-binding domain-containing protein, whose translation is MTTRTRNTRPRQTPEQRAARVAELTDKLNGAIAELTEGEQWTAMLRTAARFHRYSFRNTMLLLLQAEEREATISRVAGLHTWRAVGRRVRKGEKGYQILAPLRRKLGDEEAAKIGPEAYTGDGQPKKVVRGCKIVHVFDVEQTEGDELPDLPTPDALTGGDPAGLFDRLADLVSAEGYTIERNPEDGDTQGWTNYATAVVSVRPDVDDAQAAYVLAHELGHIRARHDERAISRAQRETEADSIAYVITAAHGLDSVTTSAPYVAGWSEGDTEVIAAAAEIVHREATRILAELEGDTDGPSEDPENADPENADPENTYPETAGPESAAAA
- a CDS encoding ParB/RepB/Spo0J family partition protein; protein product: MSASTAPAGTARAGTAPAGGAGGPAAGGRTAETRPPRDYPREAAMVPVDRLQFNRHNIRRDLGDLSALTASIRAEGVLQSLVAHKKFLRRAGQPDLELIAGHRRLAAAEHAGLARVPVLIVPELADDDVLFAMLGEDQKEPVPVDDRARAITSLHEGHGHSYPAIAERLGISLAALQNVLQGREPHAMSRRRRTSPRAPGRRSGPPRIRPTRVHELCHQWETGRIDGASVVTELRAALGGWTPAPSRDHGPDENTDDGEPHHDESAQTR
- a CDS encoding translation initiation factor IF-2 encodes the protein MAGKTGARAPREVRDRVGELAAARDRVDADQVERRRREDEAFARYAAADLDAQKVTAERDATLAELDQQRQRVRDAAGAKLAAVEERQRAVLAELNRGGRSAEDLAAVFGLPLKRVRTQLRAAKAETALPRDVPPTASGAADAGAAQGPVVAAEAATATDTDSPGHAG
- a CDS encoding bifunctional DNA primase/polymerase, which codes for MTHEQQVKDSTRGRTGRLGHLGRAALAAAEAGLAVFPLHPGSKYPALHGQRDCDGTGVCAGGHLGWEQRATRDPRQITAWWSQRPWNLGIATGRSGLVVIDLDDGHGETAPEPWTGARNGREVLTRLAQEAGQPGPWATYQVATPTGGQHLYFRAPEGSALRNTAGALGWRIDTRAHGGFIVGATSRRDVGTYQAVNRAAIAPLPAWLAQALTPPEREPVTGPVATVRPRGAAEKYVEAIVRDETEAMAAAAPGTRHAARLKAARTLGQLVAGRSPLDHMTARARLLGAAEAHIGVQDTSREEVERDVDDGLAYGAQMPRDIDTDGGAR